In Carya illinoinensis cultivar Pawnee chromosome 7, C.illinoinensisPawnee_v1, whole genome shotgun sequence, the following are encoded in one genomic region:
- the LOC122316048 gene encoding sugar transporter ERD6-like 15 isoform X10 yields MEEEQSVAKLPLIEAECSARLGISNIDYDQDQHGGVGSLDSAGAPVETRSTAVLCICTFAAACAAFTGGCLGAWLLDLGRLSLGIGFGLTCYVGPVYLAEITPKNVRGLLMSISQSMTGYGASFTFLVGSFVTWRSLAIIGCIPSLLLLLALFFIPESPRWLDYIENQRLQQNSDDNVLNLFRRKYLHIVIIGVGLMVVQTSDGLCGFLFYMSEIFDSAGISSTLGFILVAVVQIPSFVLTAALIDKFGRRTLLMASATGQCLGCFLTGLSYFLQDVDWWKEASPILALIGVLVYMGSYAFGMAQIPWIVVSEILPINVKGSAGTLCNLVNWFCSWVVSYTFNYSFSWSPTGTFFIYAGMCGFGVAFIAKLVPETKGRTLEEIHASLTHIMQ; encoded by the exons ATGGAGGAAGAGCAGTCGGTGGCGAAGTTGCCTCTGATTGAAGCAGAGTGCTCTGCTCGTTTAGGGATTAGCAATATTGATTATGATCAAGATCAACATGGTGGTGTTGGCAGCCTCGACAGTGCCGGTGCTCCTGTTGAAACAAGATCGACGGCTGTTCTATGTATTTGCACCTTTGCGGCCGCCTGCGCTGCCTTCACTGGTGGTTGTCTA GGCGCTTGGTTGCTCGACCTTGGAAGACTGTCGCTGGGAATTGGGTTTGGGCTTACTTGTTATGTG GGACCTGTATATCTTGCAGAAATAACACCAAAGAATGTAAGAGGACTACTAATGTCAATCAGTCAG TCAATGACTGGTTATGGTGCTTCTTTCACGTTTTTAGTCGGTTCTTTCGTCACCTGGCGTTCTTTGGCCATAATCG GTTGTATTCCGAGTCTGTTACTGCTCCTTGCTCTATTTTTCATTCCAGAGTCTCCTAGATGGTTG gATTATATCGAAAACCAGCGTCTTCAACAGAACTCCGACGACAATGTCCTCAACTTGTTTAGGCGAAAATATCTTCATATAGTCATT ATTGGAGTTGGGCTGATGGTAGTGCAAACATCAGATGGCCTATGTGGATTTCTGTTTTATATGAGTGAAATTTTTGATTCAGCTG GTATCTCTAGTACACTGGGGTTTATCCTGGTTGCTGTTGTTCAG ATTCCTTCATTTGTTTTGACTGCAGCACTGATAGATAAATTTGGAAGACGAACGTTGTTAATG GCTTCTGCAACTGGGCAATGCTTAGGCTGCTTCCTCACCGGATTATCCTACTTCTTGCAG GATGTTGACTGGTGGAAAGAAGCAAGTCCCATTTTGGCACTGATAGGAGTTTTG GTATATATGGGATCTTACGCATTTGGCATGGCTCAAATACCATGGATTGTGGTGTCAGAG ATACTTCCAATAAATGTAAAGGGTTCAGCTGGAACCCTTTGCAATCTAGTGAATTGGTTTTGTTCTTGGGTGGTTTCATACACTTTTAACTATTCATTCTCCTGGAGCCCAACAG gaacatttttcatatatgcGGGCATGTGTGGTTTTGGGGTTGCTTTCATCGCAAAGCTAGTGCCAGAGACTAAAGGGCGCACATTGGAAGAAATACATGCATCGCTGACTCATATTATGCAGTGA
- the LOC122316048 gene encoding sugar transporter ERD6-like 15 isoform X9: MEEEQSVAKLPLIEAECSARLGISNIDYDQDQHGGVGSLDSAGAPVETRSTAVLCICTFAAACAAFTGGCLASYSSLAESGIIADLGLTVAEGAWLLDLGRLSLGIGFGLTCYVGPVYLAEITPKNVRGLLMSISQSMTGYGASFTFLVGSFVTWRSLAIIGCIPSLLLLLALFFIPESPRWLDYIENQRLQQNSDDNVLNLFRRKYLHIVIIGVGLMVVQTSDGLCGFLFYMSEIFDSAGISSTLGFILVAVVQIPSFVLTAALIDKFGRRTLLMASATGQCLGCFLTGLSYFLQDVDWWKEASPILALIGVLVYMGSYAFGMAQIPWIVVSEILPINVKGSAGTLCNLVNWFCSWVVSYTFNYSFSWSPTGTFFIYAGMCGFGVAFIAKLVPETKGRTLEEIHASLTHIMQ, encoded by the exons ATGGAGGAAGAGCAGTCGGTGGCGAAGTTGCCTCTGATTGAAGCAGAGTGCTCTGCTCGTTTAGGGATTAGCAATATTGATTATGATCAAGATCAACATGGTGGTGTTGGCAGCCTCGACAGTGCCGGTGCTCCTGTTGAAACAAGATCGACGGCTGTTCTATGTATTTGCACCTTTGCGGCCGCCTGCGCTGCCTTCACTGGTGGTTGTCTA GCGTCATATTCATCATTGGCTGAGTCTGGAATTATAGCTGATTTGGGTCTCACTGTGGCAGAG GGCGCTTGGTTGCTCGACCTTGGAAGACTGTCGCTGGGAATTGGGTTTGGGCTTACTTGTTATGTG GGACCTGTATATCTTGCAGAAATAACACCAAAGAATGTAAGAGGACTACTAATGTCAATCAGTCAG TCAATGACTGGTTATGGTGCTTCTTTCACGTTTTTAGTCGGTTCTTTCGTCACCTGGCGTTCTTTGGCCATAATCG GTTGTATTCCGAGTCTGTTACTGCTCCTTGCTCTATTTTTCATTCCAGAGTCTCCTAGATGGTTG gATTATATCGAAAACCAGCGTCTTCAACAGAACTCCGACGACAATGTCCTCAACTTGTTTAGGCGAAAATATCTTCATATAGTCATT ATTGGAGTTGGGCTGATGGTAGTGCAAACATCAGATGGCCTATGTGGATTTCTGTTTTATATGAGTGAAATTTTTGATTCAGCTG GTATCTCTAGTACACTGGGGTTTATCCTGGTTGCTGTTGTTCAG ATTCCTTCATTTGTTTTGACTGCAGCACTGATAGATAAATTTGGAAGACGAACGTTGTTAATG GCTTCTGCAACTGGGCAATGCTTAGGCTGCTTCCTCACCGGATTATCCTACTTCTTGCAG GATGTTGACTGGTGGAAAGAAGCAAGTCCCATTTTGGCACTGATAGGAGTTTTG GTATATATGGGATCTTACGCATTTGGCATGGCTCAAATACCATGGATTGTGGTGTCAGAG ATACTTCCAATAAATGTAAAGGGTTCAGCTGGAACCCTTTGCAATCTAGTGAATTGGTTTTGTTCTTGGGTGGTTTCATACACTTTTAACTATTCATTCTCCTGGAGCCCAACAG gaacatttttcatatatgcGGGCATGTGTGGTTTTGGGGTTGCTTTCATCGCAAAGCTAGTGCCAGAGACTAAAGGGCGCACATTGGAAGAAATACATGCATCGCTGACTCATATTATGCAGTGA
- the LOC122316048 gene encoding sugar transporter ERD6-like 15 isoform X8: MEEEQSVAKLPLIEAECSARLGISNIDYDQDQHGGVGSLDSAGAPVETRSTAVLCICTFAAACAAFTGGCLASYSSLAESGIIADLGLTVAETLWVLDIFYIVGWLAIIFAEGAWLLDLGRLSLGIGFGLTCYVGPVYLAEITPKNVRGLLMSISQSMTGYGASFTFLVGSFVTWRSLAIIGCIPSLLLLLALFFIPESPRWLDYIENQRLQQNSDDNVLNLFRRKYLHIVIIGVGLMVVQTSDGLCGFLFYMSEIFDSAGISSTLGFILVAVVQIPSFVLTAALIDKFGRRTLLMASATGQCLGCFLTGLSYFLQDVDWWKEASPILALIGVLVYMGSYAFGMAQIPWIVVSEILPINVKGSAGTLCNLVNWFCSWVVSYTFNYSFSWSPTGTFFIYAGMCGFGVAFIAKLVPETKGRTLEEIHASLTHIMQ, encoded by the exons ATGGAGGAAGAGCAGTCGGTGGCGAAGTTGCCTCTGATTGAAGCAGAGTGCTCTGCTCGTTTAGGGATTAGCAATATTGATTATGATCAAGATCAACATGGTGGTGTTGGCAGCCTCGACAGTGCCGGTGCTCCTGTTGAAACAAGATCGACGGCTGTTCTATGTATTTGCACCTTTGCGGCCGCCTGCGCTGCCTTCACTGGTGGTTGTCTA GCGTCATATTCATCATTGGCTGAGTCTGGAATTATAGCTGATTTGGGTCTCACTGTGGCAGAG ACATTATGGGTTTTGGACATATTCTACATCGTAGGCTGGCTTGCCATTATTTTCGCTGAG GGCGCTTGGTTGCTCGACCTTGGAAGACTGTCGCTGGGAATTGGGTTTGGGCTTACTTGTTATGTG GGACCTGTATATCTTGCAGAAATAACACCAAAGAATGTAAGAGGACTACTAATGTCAATCAGTCAG TCAATGACTGGTTATGGTGCTTCTTTCACGTTTTTAGTCGGTTCTTTCGTCACCTGGCGTTCTTTGGCCATAATCG GTTGTATTCCGAGTCTGTTACTGCTCCTTGCTCTATTTTTCATTCCAGAGTCTCCTAGATGGTTG gATTATATCGAAAACCAGCGTCTTCAACAGAACTCCGACGACAATGTCCTCAACTTGTTTAGGCGAAAATATCTTCATATAGTCATT ATTGGAGTTGGGCTGATGGTAGTGCAAACATCAGATGGCCTATGTGGATTTCTGTTTTATATGAGTGAAATTTTTGATTCAGCTG GTATCTCTAGTACACTGGGGTTTATCCTGGTTGCTGTTGTTCAG ATTCCTTCATTTGTTTTGACTGCAGCACTGATAGATAAATTTGGAAGACGAACGTTGTTAATG GCTTCTGCAACTGGGCAATGCTTAGGCTGCTTCCTCACCGGATTATCCTACTTCTTGCAG GATGTTGACTGGTGGAAAGAAGCAAGTCCCATTTTGGCACTGATAGGAGTTTTG GTATATATGGGATCTTACGCATTTGGCATGGCTCAAATACCATGGATTGTGGTGTCAGAG ATACTTCCAATAAATGTAAAGGGTTCAGCTGGAACCCTTTGCAATCTAGTGAATTGGTTTTGTTCTTGGGTGGTTTCATACACTTTTAACTATTCATTCTCCTGGAGCCCAACAG gaacatttttcatatatgcGGGCATGTGTGGTTTTGGGGTTGCTTTCATCGCAAAGCTAGTGCCAGAGACTAAAGGGCGCACATTGGAAGAAATACATGCATCGCTGACTCATATTATGCAGTGA
- the LOC122316048 gene encoding sugar transporter ERD6-like 7 isoform X4 encodes MEEEQSVAKLPLIEAECSARLGISNIDYDQDQHGGVGSLDSAGAPVETRSTAVLCICTFAAACAAFTGGCLASYSSLAESGIIADLGLTVAEYSVFGSIMTGGAMLGAVISGRMTDFIGRRRVCMFFKYTIPLLLEYMNNIKTLWVLDIFYIVGWLAIIFAEGAWLLDLGRLSLGIGFGLTCYVGPVYLAEITPKNVRGLLMSISQSMTGYGASFTFLVGSFVTWRSLAIIGCIPSLLLLLALFFIPESPRWLIGVGLMVVQTSDGLCGFLFYMSEIFDSAGISSTLGFILVAVVQIPSFVLTAALIDKFGRRTLLMASATGQCLGCFLTGLSYFLQDVDWWKEASPILALIGVLVYMGSYAFGMAQIPWIVVSEILPINVKGSAGTLCNLVNWFCSWVVSYTFNYSFSWSPTGTFFIYAGMCGFGVAFIAKLVPETKGRTLEEIHASLTHIMQ; translated from the exons ATGGAGGAAGAGCAGTCGGTGGCGAAGTTGCCTCTGATTGAAGCAGAGTGCTCTGCTCGTTTAGGGATTAGCAATATTGATTATGATCAAGATCAACATGGTGGTGTTGGCAGCCTCGACAGTGCCGGTGCTCCTGTTGAAACAAGATCGACGGCTGTTCTATGTATTTGCACCTTTGCGGCCGCCTGCGCTGCCTTCACTGGTGGTTGTCTA GCGTCATATTCATCATTGGCTGAGTCTGGAATTATAGCTGATTTGGGTCTCACTGTGGCAGAG TACTCGGTTTTTGGTTCAATAATGACAGGGGGAGCAATGCTTGGCGCCGTAATAAGTGGGAGGATGACAGATTTCATTGGTCGTAGACGTGTATGCATGTTCTTCAAATATACAATCCCTCTTCTGCTggaatatatgaataatattaag ACATTATGGGTTTTGGACATATTCTACATCGTAGGCTGGCTTGCCATTATTTTCGCTGAG GGCGCTTGGTTGCTCGACCTTGGAAGACTGTCGCTGGGAATTGGGTTTGGGCTTACTTGTTATGTG GGACCTGTATATCTTGCAGAAATAACACCAAAGAATGTAAGAGGACTACTAATGTCAATCAGTCAG TCAATGACTGGTTATGGTGCTTCTTTCACGTTTTTAGTCGGTTCTTTCGTCACCTGGCGTTCTTTGGCCATAATCG GTTGTATTCCGAGTCTGTTACTGCTCCTTGCTCTATTTTTCATTCCAGAGTCTCCTAGATGGTTG ATTGGAGTTGGGCTGATGGTAGTGCAAACATCAGATGGCCTATGTGGATTTCTGTTTTATATGAGTGAAATTTTTGATTCAGCTG GTATCTCTAGTACACTGGGGTTTATCCTGGTTGCTGTTGTTCAG ATTCCTTCATTTGTTTTGACTGCAGCACTGATAGATAAATTTGGAAGACGAACGTTGTTAATG GCTTCTGCAACTGGGCAATGCTTAGGCTGCTTCCTCACCGGATTATCCTACTTCTTGCAG GATGTTGACTGGTGGAAAGAAGCAAGTCCCATTTTGGCACTGATAGGAGTTTTG GTATATATGGGATCTTACGCATTTGGCATGGCTCAAATACCATGGATTGTGGTGTCAGAG ATACTTCCAATAAATGTAAAGGGTTCAGCTGGAACCCTTTGCAATCTAGTGAATTGGTTTTGTTCTTGGGTGGTTTCATACACTTTTAACTATTCATTCTCCTGGAGCCCAACAG gaacatttttcatatatgcGGGCATGTGTGGTTTTGGGGTTGCTTTCATCGCAAAGCTAGTGCCAGAGACTAAAGGGCGCACATTGGAAGAAATACATGCATCGCTGACTCATATTATGCAGTGA
- the LOC122316048 gene encoding sugar transporter ERD6-like 15 isoform X5: MEEEQSVAKLPLIEAECSARLGISNIDYDQDQHGGVGSLDSAGAPVETRSTAVLCICTFAAACAAFTGGCLASYSSLAESGIIADLGLTVAEYSVFGSIMTGGAMLGAVISGRMTDFIGRRRVCMFFKYTIPLLLEYMNNIKTLWVLDIFYIVGWLAIIFAEGAWLLDLGRLSLGIGFGLTCYVGPVYLAEITPKNVRGLLMSISQSMTGYGASFTFLVGSFVTWRSLAIIGCIPSLLLLLALFFIPESPRWLDYIENQRLQQNSDDNVLNLFRRKYLHIVIIGVGLMVVQTSDGLCGFLFYMSEIFDSAGISSTLGFILVAVVQIPSFVLTAALIDKFGRRTLLMASATGQCLGCFLTGLSYFLQILPINVKGSAGTLCNLVNWFCSWVVSYTFNYSFSWSPTGTFFIYAGMCGFGVAFIAKLVPETKGRTLEEIHASLTHIMQ; the protein is encoded by the exons ATGGAGGAAGAGCAGTCGGTGGCGAAGTTGCCTCTGATTGAAGCAGAGTGCTCTGCTCGTTTAGGGATTAGCAATATTGATTATGATCAAGATCAACATGGTGGTGTTGGCAGCCTCGACAGTGCCGGTGCTCCTGTTGAAACAAGATCGACGGCTGTTCTATGTATTTGCACCTTTGCGGCCGCCTGCGCTGCCTTCACTGGTGGTTGTCTA GCGTCATATTCATCATTGGCTGAGTCTGGAATTATAGCTGATTTGGGTCTCACTGTGGCAGAG TACTCGGTTTTTGGTTCAATAATGACAGGGGGAGCAATGCTTGGCGCCGTAATAAGTGGGAGGATGACAGATTTCATTGGTCGTAGACGTGTATGCATGTTCTTCAAATATACAATCCCTCTTCTGCTggaatatatgaataatattaag ACATTATGGGTTTTGGACATATTCTACATCGTAGGCTGGCTTGCCATTATTTTCGCTGAG GGCGCTTGGTTGCTCGACCTTGGAAGACTGTCGCTGGGAATTGGGTTTGGGCTTACTTGTTATGTG GGACCTGTATATCTTGCAGAAATAACACCAAAGAATGTAAGAGGACTACTAATGTCAATCAGTCAG TCAATGACTGGTTATGGTGCTTCTTTCACGTTTTTAGTCGGTTCTTTCGTCACCTGGCGTTCTTTGGCCATAATCG GTTGTATTCCGAGTCTGTTACTGCTCCTTGCTCTATTTTTCATTCCAGAGTCTCCTAGATGGTTG gATTATATCGAAAACCAGCGTCTTCAACAGAACTCCGACGACAATGTCCTCAACTTGTTTAGGCGAAAATATCTTCATATAGTCATT ATTGGAGTTGGGCTGATGGTAGTGCAAACATCAGATGGCCTATGTGGATTTCTGTTTTATATGAGTGAAATTTTTGATTCAGCTG GTATCTCTAGTACACTGGGGTTTATCCTGGTTGCTGTTGTTCAG ATTCCTTCATTTGTTTTGACTGCAGCACTGATAGATAAATTTGGAAGACGAACGTTGTTAATG GCTTCTGCAACTGGGCAATGCTTAGGCTGCTTCCTCACCGGATTATCCTACTTCTTGCAG ATACTTCCAATAAATGTAAAGGGTTCAGCTGGAACCCTTTGCAATCTAGTGAATTGGTTTTGTTCTTGGGTGGTTTCATACACTTTTAACTATTCATTCTCCTGGAGCCCAACAG gaacatttttcatatatgcGGGCATGTGTGGTTTTGGGGTTGCTTTCATCGCAAAGCTAGTGCCAGAGACTAAAGGGCGCACATTGGAAGAAATACATGCATCGCTGACTCATATTATGCAGTGA
- the LOC122316048 gene encoding sugar transporter ERD6-like 15 isoform X3, with translation MEEEQSVAKLPLIEAECSARLGISNIDYDQDQHGGVGSLDSAGAPVETRSTAVLCICTFAAACAAFTGGCLASYSSLAESGIIADLGLTVAEYSVFGSIMTGGAMLGAVISGRMTDFIGRRRTLWVLDIFYIVGWLAIIFAEGAWLLDLGRLSLGIGFGLTCYVGPVYLAEITPKNVRGLLMSISQSMTGYGASFTFLVGSFVTWRSLAIIGCIPSLLLLLALFFIPESPRWLDYIENQRLQQNSDDNVLNLFRRKYLHIVIIGVGLMVVQTSDGLCGFLFYMSEIFDSAGISSTLGFILVAVVQIPSFVLTAALIDKFGRRTLLMASATGQCLGCFLTGLSYFLQDVDWWKEASPILALIGVLVYMGSYAFGMAQIPWIVVSEILPINVKGSAGTLCNLVNWFCSWVVSYTFNYSFSWSPTGTFFIYAGMCGFGVAFIAKLVPETKGRTLEEIHASLTHIMQ, from the exons ATGGAGGAAGAGCAGTCGGTGGCGAAGTTGCCTCTGATTGAAGCAGAGTGCTCTGCTCGTTTAGGGATTAGCAATATTGATTATGATCAAGATCAACATGGTGGTGTTGGCAGCCTCGACAGTGCCGGTGCTCCTGTTGAAACAAGATCGACGGCTGTTCTATGTATTTGCACCTTTGCGGCCGCCTGCGCTGCCTTCACTGGTGGTTGTCTA GCGTCATATTCATCATTGGCTGAGTCTGGAATTATAGCTGATTTGGGTCTCACTGTGGCAGAG TACTCGGTTTTTGGTTCAATAATGACAGGGGGAGCAATGCTTGGCGCCGTAATAAGTGGGAGGATGACAGATTTCATTGGTCGTAGACGT ACATTATGGGTTTTGGACATATTCTACATCGTAGGCTGGCTTGCCATTATTTTCGCTGAG GGCGCTTGGTTGCTCGACCTTGGAAGACTGTCGCTGGGAATTGGGTTTGGGCTTACTTGTTATGTG GGACCTGTATATCTTGCAGAAATAACACCAAAGAATGTAAGAGGACTACTAATGTCAATCAGTCAG TCAATGACTGGTTATGGTGCTTCTTTCACGTTTTTAGTCGGTTCTTTCGTCACCTGGCGTTCTTTGGCCATAATCG GTTGTATTCCGAGTCTGTTACTGCTCCTTGCTCTATTTTTCATTCCAGAGTCTCCTAGATGGTTG gATTATATCGAAAACCAGCGTCTTCAACAGAACTCCGACGACAATGTCCTCAACTTGTTTAGGCGAAAATATCTTCATATAGTCATT ATTGGAGTTGGGCTGATGGTAGTGCAAACATCAGATGGCCTATGTGGATTTCTGTTTTATATGAGTGAAATTTTTGATTCAGCTG GTATCTCTAGTACACTGGGGTTTATCCTGGTTGCTGTTGTTCAG ATTCCTTCATTTGTTTTGACTGCAGCACTGATAGATAAATTTGGAAGACGAACGTTGTTAATG GCTTCTGCAACTGGGCAATGCTTAGGCTGCTTCCTCACCGGATTATCCTACTTCTTGCAG GATGTTGACTGGTGGAAAGAAGCAAGTCCCATTTTGGCACTGATAGGAGTTTTG GTATATATGGGATCTTACGCATTTGGCATGGCTCAAATACCATGGATTGTGGTGTCAGAG ATACTTCCAATAAATGTAAAGGGTTCAGCTGGAACCCTTTGCAATCTAGTGAATTGGTTTTGTTCTTGGGTGGTTTCATACACTTTTAACTATTCATTCTCCTGGAGCCCAACAG gaacatttttcatatatgcGGGCATGTGTGGTTTTGGGGTTGCTTTCATCGCAAAGCTAGTGCCAGAGACTAAAGGGCGCACATTGGAAGAAATACATGCATCGCTGACTCATATTATGCAGTGA
- the LOC122316048 gene encoding sugar transporter ERD6-like 15 isoform X12 produces the protein MYLHLCGRLRCLHWWLSINLQASYSSLAESGIIADLGLTVAEGAWLLDLGRLSLGIGFGLTCYVGPVYLAEITPKNVRGLLMSISQSMTGYGASFTFLVGSFVTWRSLAIIGCIPSLLLLLALFFIPESPRWLDYIENQRLQQNSDDNVLNLFRRKYLHIVIIGVGLMVVQTSDGLCGFLFYMSEIFDSAGISSTLGFILVAVVQIPSFVLTAALIDKFGRRTLLMASATGQCLGCFLTGLSYFLQDVDWWKEASPILALIGVLVYMGSYAFGMAQIPWIVVSEILPINVKGSAGTLCNLVNWFCSWVVSYTFNYSFSWSPTGTFFIYAGMCGFGVAFIAKLVPETKGRTLEEIHASLTHIMQ, from the exons ATGTATTTGCACCTTTGCGGCCGCCTGCGCTGCCTTCACTGGTGGTTGTCTA TTAATTTGCAGGCGTCATATTCATCATTGGCTGAGTCTGGAATTATAGCTGATTTGGGTCTCACTGTGGCAGAG GGCGCTTGGTTGCTCGACCTTGGAAGACTGTCGCTGGGAATTGGGTTTGGGCTTACTTGTTATGTG GGACCTGTATATCTTGCAGAAATAACACCAAAGAATGTAAGAGGACTACTAATGTCAATCAGTCAG TCAATGACTGGTTATGGTGCTTCTTTCACGTTTTTAGTCGGTTCTTTCGTCACCTGGCGTTCTTTGGCCATAATCG GTTGTATTCCGAGTCTGTTACTGCTCCTTGCTCTATTTTTCATTCCAGAGTCTCCTAGATGGTTG gATTATATCGAAAACCAGCGTCTTCAACAGAACTCCGACGACAATGTCCTCAACTTGTTTAGGCGAAAATATCTTCATATAGTCATT ATTGGAGTTGGGCTGATGGTAGTGCAAACATCAGATGGCCTATGTGGATTTCTGTTTTATATGAGTGAAATTTTTGATTCAGCTG GTATCTCTAGTACACTGGGGTTTATCCTGGTTGCTGTTGTTCAG ATTCCTTCATTTGTTTTGACTGCAGCACTGATAGATAAATTTGGAAGACGAACGTTGTTAATG GCTTCTGCAACTGGGCAATGCTTAGGCTGCTTCCTCACCGGATTATCCTACTTCTTGCAG GATGTTGACTGGTGGAAAGAAGCAAGTCCCATTTTGGCACTGATAGGAGTTTTG GTATATATGGGATCTTACGCATTTGGCATGGCTCAAATACCATGGATTGTGGTGTCAGAG ATACTTCCAATAAATGTAAAGGGTTCAGCTGGAACCCTTTGCAATCTAGTGAATTGGTTTTGTTCTTGGGTGGTTTCATACACTTTTAACTATTCATTCTCCTGGAGCCCAACAG gaacatttttcatatatgcGGGCATGTGTGGTTTTGGGGTTGCTTTCATCGCAAAGCTAGTGCCAGAGACTAAAGGGCGCACATTGGAAGAAATACATGCATCGCTGACTCATATTATGCAGTGA
- the LOC122316048 gene encoding sugar transporter ERD6-like 15 isoform X1 → MEEEQSVAKLPLIEAECSARLGISNIDYDQDQHGGVGSLDSAGAPVETRSTAVLCICTFAAACAAFTGGCLASYSSLAESGIIADLGLTVAEYSVFGSIMTGGAMLGAVISGRMTDFIGRRRVCMFFKYTIPLLLEYMNNIKTLWVLDIFYIVGWLAIIFAEGAWLLDLGRLSLGIGFGLTCYVGPVYLAEITPKNVRGLLMSISQSMTGYGASFTFLVGSFVTWRSLAIIGCIPSLLLLLALFFIPESPRWLDYIENQRLQQNSDDNVLNLFRRKYLHIVIIGVGLMVVQTSDGLCGFLFYMSEIFDSAGISSTLGFILVAVVQIPSFVLTAALIDKFGRRTLLMASATGQCLGCFLTGLSYFLQDVDWWKEASPILALIGVLVYMGSYAFGMAQIPWIVVSEILPINVKGSAGTLCNLVNWFCSWVVSYTFNYSFSWSPTGTFFIYAGMCGFGVAFIAKLVPETKGRTLEEIHASLTHIMQ, encoded by the exons ATGGAGGAAGAGCAGTCGGTGGCGAAGTTGCCTCTGATTGAAGCAGAGTGCTCTGCTCGTTTAGGGATTAGCAATATTGATTATGATCAAGATCAACATGGTGGTGTTGGCAGCCTCGACAGTGCCGGTGCTCCTGTTGAAACAAGATCGACGGCTGTTCTATGTATTTGCACCTTTGCGGCCGCCTGCGCTGCCTTCACTGGTGGTTGTCTA GCGTCATATTCATCATTGGCTGAGTCTGGAATTATAGCTGATTTGGGTCTCACTGTGGCAGAG TACTCGGTTTTTGGTTCAATAATGACAGGGGGAGCAATGCTTGGCGCCGTAATAAGTGGGAGGATGACAGATTTCATTGGTCGTAGACGTGTATGCATGTTCTTCAAATATACAATCCCTCTTCTGCTggaatatatgaataatattaag ACATTATGGGTTTTGGACATATTCTACATCGTAGGCTGGCTTGCCATTATTTTCGCTGAG GGCGCTTGGTTGCTCGACCTTGGAAGACTGTCGCTGGGAATTGGGTTTGGGCTTACTTGTTATGTG GGACCTGTATATCTTGCAGAAATAACACCAAAGAATGTAAGAGGACTACTAATGTCAATCAGTCAG TCAATGACTGGTTATGGTGCTTCTTTCACGTTTTTAGTCGGTTCTTTCGTCACCTGGCGTTCTTTGGCCATAATCG GTTGTATTCCGAGTCTGTTACTGCTCCTTGCTCTATTTTTCATTCCAGAGTCTCCTAGATGGTTG gATTATATCGAAAACCAGCGTCTTCAACAGAACTCCGACGACAATGTCCTCAACTTGTTTAGGCGAAAATATCTTCATATAGTCATT ATTGGAGTTGGGCTGATGGTAGTGCAAACATCAGATGGCCTATGTGGATTTCTGTTTTATATGAGTGAAATTTTTGATTCAGCTG GTATCTCTAGTACACTGGGGTTTATCCTGGTTGCTGTTGTTCAG ATTCCTTCATTTGTTTTGACTGCAGCACTGATAGATAAATTTGGAAGACGAACGTTGTTAATG GCTTCTGCAACTGGGCAATGCTTAGGCTGCTTCCTCACCGGATTATCCTACTTCTTGCAG GATGTTGACTGGTGGAAAGAAGCAAGTCCCATTTTGGCACTGATAGGAGTTTTG GTATATATGGGATCTTACGCATTTGGCATGGCTCAAATACCATGGATTGTGGTGTCAGAG ATACTTCCAATAAATGTAAAGGGTTCAGCTGGAACCCTTTGCAATCTAGTGAATTGGTTTTGTTCTTGGGTGGTTTCATACACTTTTAACTATTCATTCTCCTGGAGCCCAACAG gaacatttttcatatatgcGGGCATGTGTGGTTTTGGGGTTGCTTTCATCGCAAAGCTAGTGCCAGAGACTAAAGGGCGCACATTGGAAGAAATACATGCATCGCTGACTCATATTATGCAGTGA